A part of Sinorhizobium chiapasense genomic DNA contains:
- a CDS encoding GMC family oxidoreductase: MTYDYIITGAGPAGCVLANRLSEDPTVKVLLLEAGGGDWNPLFHMPAGFARMTKGVASWGWHTVPQKHMKGRVLRYTQAKVIGGGSSINAQLYTRGNAVDYDLWAREDGCSGWDYRSVLPYFKRAEDNQRFADDYHSYGGPLGVSMPVSTLPICDAYIRAGQELGIPYNHDFNGKQQAGVGFYQLTQRNRRRSSASLAYLSPIRDRKNLTVHTGARVARILLEGSRAIGVEVVTAKGSETIRADREVLVSSGAIGSPKLLLQSGIGPADHLRAVGVDVRHDLPGVGGNLQDHLDLFVISECTGDHTYDNVAKLHRTLWAGLQYVLFRTGPVASSLFETGGFWYADPAARSPDIQFHLGLGSGIEAGVARLKNAGVTLNSAYLHPRSRGTVRLSSADPAAAPLIDPNYWEDPHDRRMSLEGLRIAREIMQQPALKSYVLAERLPGNNIRTEEQLFEYGCANAKTDHHPVGTCKMGTDQMAVVDLELKVRGLDGLRVCDSSVMPRVPSCNTNGPTIMMGEKGADIIRGLPALPPAIFQHERNDSRPRARADVR, from the coding sequence ATGACCTATGACTACATCATCACCGGCGCCGGGCCGGCCGGATGCGTGCTCGCCAACCGGTTGAGCGAGGACCCGACGGTCAAGGTGCTGCTGCTCGAAGCCGGCGGCGGCGACTGGAACCCGCTGTTCCACATGCCGGCCGGCTTCGCCAGAATGACCAAGGGCGTTGCGAGCTGGGGTTGGCACACGGTGCCGCAGAAGCACATGAAGGGCAGGGTGCTGCGTTATACCCAGGCGAAGGTGATCGGCGGCGGCTCCTCGATCAATGCGCAGCTCTACACCCGCGGCAACGCCGTCGACTACGATCTCTGGGCACGCGAAGACGGCTGCAGCGGCTGGGACTATCGAAGCGTGCTGCCCTATTTCAAGCGCGCCGAGGACAACCAGCGTTTCGCCGACGACTATCATTCCTACGGCGGGCCGCTTGGTGTCTCGATGCCGGTCTCGACGCTGCCGATCTGCGACGCCTATATCCGCGCCGGCCAGGAACTTGGCATTCCCTATAATCACGACTTCAACGGCAAGCAGCAGGCGGGCGTCGGCTTCTATCAGCTGACCCAGCGCAACCGGCGTCGTTCCTCCGCGTCGCTTGCCTATCTCTCGCCGATCAGGGACCGAAAAAACCTGACGGTGCACACCGGTGCCCGGGTCGCCCGCATCCTGCTCGAAGGCAGCCGTGCGATCGGCGTCGAGGTGGTGACGGCCAAGGGGAGCGAAACCATCCGCGCGGACCGCGAGGTGCTGGTCTCGTCGGGTGCGATCGGCTCGCCGAAACTGCTCCTGCAATCCGGCATCGGTCCGGCCGACCACCTGCGCGCGGTCGGTGTCGACGTTCGCCATGATCTCCCCGGTGTCGGCGGCAACCTGCAGGACCATCTTGATCTCTTTGTCATCTCCGAGTGCACCGGCGATCACACTTACGACAATGTCGCCAAGCTGCACCGCACGCTCTGGGCAGGCCTGCAATACGTGCTCTTCCGCACCGGCCCCGTTGCCTCTTCGCTCTTCGAGACCGGTGGCTTCTGGTATGCCGATCCGGCTGCACGCTCGCCGGACATCCAGTTCCATCTCGGTCTCGGCTCGGGCATCGAGGCCGGCGTCGCGCGTCTCAAGAACGCTGGCGTCACGCTCAACTCCGCCTATCTGCATCCGCGGTCGCGCGGCACCGTCCGGCTTTCATCCGCCGACCCGGCCGCCGCGCCGCTCATCGACCCGAACTATTGGGAGGATCCGCACGACCGCAGGATGTCGCTCGAAGGCCTGCGGATCGCCCGCGAAATCATGCAGCAGCCGGCGCTGAAGTCCTATGTTCTCGCCGAACGTTTGCCGGGCAACAATATCCGGACGGAAGAGCAGCTTTTCGAATATGGCTGCGCCAATGCCAAGACCGACCATCACCCGGTCGGCACCTGCAAGATGGGCACCGATCAGATGGCAGTGGTCGACCTGGAGCTGAAGGTGCGCGGGCTCGACGGCTTGCGGGTCTGCGACAGTTCGGTGATGCCGCGCGTGCCATCCTGCAACACCAACGGGCCGACGATCATGATGGGCGAGAAGGGGGCGGATATCATTCGCGGCCTGCCGGCGCTACCGCCCGCGATCTTCCAGCACGAGCGCAACGACTCACGTCCACGGGCACGTGCAGACGTTCGTTAG
- a CDS encoding 3-ketoacyl-ACP reductase — protein MTETARPVAIVTGGRRGIGLGIARALAAAGFDIAITGIGDADGVAPVLAELGTFGVRAIFLQADLADLATHQATVAAVTEAFGRIDCLVNNAGIASVVRGDFLDLKPENFDTIVGINLRGTVFFTQAVLKAMLPMQAIAPRSIINITSVSAAMTSPERLDYCMSKAGLAAFSQGLALRLAETGVSVFEVRPGIIRSDMTATVSGKYDTLIADGLVPMRRWGEPEDIGKIVAGLAGGQFGFATGSVVQADGGLSISRL, from the coding sequence GGCGCGGCATCGGGCTCGGTATCGCCCGGGCGCTGGCGGCGGCCGGCTTCGATATCGCCATCACGGGCATCGGGGATGCCGATGGTGTAGCACCCGTGCTCGCCGAGCTCGGCACTTTCGGTGTCCGTGCGATCTTTCTACAGGCCGATCTCGCGGATCTCGCCACCCACCAGGCAACTGTGGCCGCGGTAACCGAGGCGTTCGGCAGGATCGATTGCCTCGTCAACAATGCCGGGATCGCTTCCGTCGTGCGCGGCGATTTTCTCGATCTCAAGCCGGAGAACTTCGACACCATCGTCGGCATCAACCTGCGCGGCACGGTTTTCTTCACTCAGGCCGTTCTGAAGGCGATGCTCCCGATGCAGGCGATAGCGCCCCGATCCATCATCAACATCACCTCGGTCTCCGCGGCGATGACATCGCCGGAACGGCTCGACTACTGCATGAGCAAGGCGGGGCTTGCCGCCTTCAGCCAGGGCCTGGCGCTGAGACTGGCCGAGACCGGTGTATCTGTCTTCGAGGTTCGGCCGGGCATCATTCGTTCCGACATGACCGCGACCGTTTCCGGCAAATACGACACGTTGATTGCCGATGGGCTGGTGCCGATGCGGCGATGGGGAGAGCCCGAAGACATCGGCAAGATCGTCGCCGGACTCGCCGGAGGGCAGTTCGGTTTCGCCACGGGCTCGGTCGTCCAGGCCGATGGGGGGCTGTCAATCAGCCGGTTGTGA